The Trueperaceae bacterium genome contains a region encoding:
- a CDS encoding rhodanese-like domain-containing protein, translated as MPGVMELVNRAKEEVENLSPSAVARELGRGDVVIVDIREPHETRQGMIPGAIRAPRGMLEFNADPTTQYHIAALQPDRRVILYCSAGSRSALGAKALKELGYRDVAHLEGGFRAWQAEGREVEVPRDLAA; from the coding sequence ATGCCTGGAGTCATGGAGCTGGTGAACCGGGCCAAGGAGGAGGTCGAGAACCTCTCGCCGAGCGCGGTGGCCCGCGAGCTGGGGCGGGGCGACGTCGTGATCGTCGACATAAGGGAGCCGCACGAGACGCGTCAGGGGATGATCCCGGGGGCGATCAGGGCGCCGCGGGGCATGCTCGAGTTCAACGCCGACCCCACGACCCAGTACCACATCGCCGCGCTGCAGCCGGACCGGCGCGTGATCCTCTACTGCTCCGCCGGCTCGCGGTCGGCGCTGGGGGCAAAGGCGCTGAAGGAGCTGGGCTACCGGGACGTCGCCCACCTCGAGGGCGGCTTCCGCGCCTGGCAGGCGGAGGGCCGGGAGGTAGAGGTGCCGCGGGACCTCGCCGCCTGA